The Humulus lupulus chromosome 4, drHumLupu1.1, whole genome shotgun sequence genome has a window encoding:
- the LOC133831441 gene encoding putative disease resistance RPP13-like protein 1 yields the protein MEFVVGPVVSASIEFLLKKIASSDVASFLRGKKKSGFDRLLDKLETTFFSLAEVLGDAEQKQFRNPTVEKWLDKLHDAVEDAEDLFDEIEYDALKLKVEAESEPDKTKVRKLFSSFSSSDQDRKMDMNRILERLKVFEKQRYILNLQKGVEKIRSHRPPSISSIEYSEFFGRDDEKKVLKGKLLSEEVGSKKICVIPIVGLGGIGKTNLAQAVYNDDEVHKHFELKAWVCVSDEFDVCKVTKTVLVAITRDACAVEDLSVLQEKIQERLKKKKFLIVLDDVWNEEYNFWDTMRMVFKVGSQGSKIIVTTRSEKVGSIMGTTGSCHLNVLKEEACFKLFVKLVFDNEEFAADSDLGRICKELVKKCKGLPLAVKAIASLLRFTNVKEWKRIAKSDIFYLPVGEKNILPALRLSYHYLPSHLKRCFLYCSLFPKDYLFKKEDLILLWMADNLLEHSSGNRTMEEVGYEYFDDLVSRSFFQPASNTYTRDRFVMHDLMVDLANFVATKKFVYIKKDKPYEVGLMRQTRHIAFDRENQHIFHDIFKSISEATCLRTFLPVTHYLSSTTSQEDVFKDLSKLRHLSLNAYEGVNEYEDVNEFPKSKGELRHLRYLNLSHSPIKELPESLCMWYKLQTLKLIGCKNLTKFPKNLHHLINLRYLDMSYCKFCTLPPLGQLPSLKTLSIEECDAVEMVGLHFYGTSPSKSFPSLQSLRFGGMSKWKEWSMPEANVEVFPKLTSLSLGVCKRLTGELPRLLPSLTELRIFLCPQLTSSLPMMPFVTTVWIGRCEKIAGFKSWSSLLPPYKYESLQKLSISGSFNVLPLDSFPNIRNVEVFNCRNFESLSLSNSLKSLSTLSIEQCPNFTLLPNSNLDCPILTLLHLLSCNKLQFLPEPLSSLLPSLQELVIDGCPELESLTESWLPFSLRELTIENCVKVIKSRKNWNLQVLPNLTTFRIGDYKGEDMDSFLEQELLPTSLTSLQIDGIACLKTLDDKGFRKLTSLKELRIFDCHNLKTLPVKGLPPSFEGFLPPSFESFIIYRCPLLEAKYEWEKEGLFKKITCIPLPQAPMGRQWLLIKPSLTLFGPEALLFRIALSLLCIYLYMLFNL from the coding sequence ATGGAGTTTGTGGTTGGACCGGTTGTCTCTGCTTCAATTGAGTTTTTGCTGAAGAAGATTGCTTCTTCTGACGTGGCTAGCTtcttgaggggaaagaaaaaaTCTGGCTTTGATAGGCTTCTTGATAAGCTAGAGACTACGTTCTTCTCTCTTGCTGAGGTGCTTGGTGACGCAGAGCAAAAGCAGTTCAGAAACCCAACAGTCGAGAAGTGGCTGGACAAGCTTCATGATGCTGTGGAAGATGCAGAGGACCTCTTTGACGAAATTGAATATGATGCTCTCAAACTCAAGGTGGAGGCAGAGTCAGAACCCGACAAAACTAAGGTGAGAAAACTCTTCTCTAGTTTTAGCTCATCTGATCAAGATAGGAAGATGGATATGAATAGGATTCTTGAGCgattgaaagtttttgaaaaacaGAGGTACATCCTTAATCTACAAAAGGGTGTTGAGAAGATCAGATCACATAGACCACCTTCAATATCATCCATAGAATATTCTGAATTTTTTGGTAGAGATGATGAAAAGAAAGTTTTGAAAGGGAAGTTGTTGTCTGAGGAAGTGGGGAGTAAAAAGATATGCGTGATTCCAATAGTGGGCTTGGGCGGGATTGGCAAGACTAATCTCGCTCAAGCTGTTTATAATGATGATGAAGTTCATAAGCATTTTGAACTCAAGGCGTGGGTTTGTGTTTCGGATGAATTTGATGTTTGTAAGGTAACGAAAACTGTCCTTGTAGCCATAACTAGAGATGCTTGTGCTGTTGAGGACTTGAGTGTGTTGCAAGAGAAGATACAAGAAAGGTTAAAGAAAAAGAAGTTCTTGATAGTTTTGGATGATGTCTGGAATGAAGAATATAATTTTTGGGATACAATGAGGATGGTTTTCAAAGTTGGGTCGCAAGGTAGTAAGATAATAGTCACAACAAGAAGTGAAAAAGTTGGGTCAATCATGGGAACAACTGGATCTTGCCATCTTAATGTGTTGAAGGAAGAAGCTTGCTTCAAGTTATTTGTAAAGCTTGTATTTGACAATGAAGAATTTGCTGCGGATTCAGACTTGGGAAGAATTTGCAAAGAACTTGTTAAGAAGTGCAAAGGTTTGCCATTGGCTGTGAAAGCTATTGCGAGCCTCTTGCGCTTTACGAATGTTAAGGAATGGAAAAGAATAGCAAAGAGTGATATTTTTTATTTGCCAGTTGGAGAGAAAAACATCCTTCCAGCATTGAGATTAAGTTACCATTATCTCCCATCTCACTTAAAACGATGCTTTCTATATTGTTCGTTGTTCCCTAAAGACTATTTATTCAAAAAAGAGGACTTGATCTTGCTATGGATGGCAGATAATTTATTGGAGCATTCAAGTGGGAATAGGACAATGGAAGAAGTGGGATATGAGTATTTTGATGATCTAGTGTCTCGATCGTTTTTTCAACCTGCAAGTAATACTTACACAAGAGATCgttttgtgatgcatgatctTATGGTTGACTTGGCTAATTTTGTAGCTACAAAGAAGTTTGTTTACATAAAGAAAGACAAGCCATATGAAGTTGGATTGATGAGGCAAACACGACACATTGCATTTGATAGAGAGAACCAACATATTTTCCATGATATATTCAAGTCAATTTCTGAAGCAACTTGTTTGCGCACATTTTTACCTGTTACTCATTATTTGTCTTCAACCACATCACAAGAAGATGTGTTCAAAGACTTGTCGAAGTTGAGGCATTTATCTTTAAATGCATATGAAGGTGTCAATGAATATGAAGATGTCAATGAATTCCCCAAGTCTAAAGGTGAATTAAGACATTTGCGCTACTTGAATCTCTCTCACAGTCCAATCAAAGAATTGCCTGAATCTTTGTGCATGTGGTACAAATTACAGACCTTAAAATTGATTGGTTGTAAGAATCTAACCAAGTTTCCCAAAAATCTCCATCATCTCATTAATTTGAGATATCTCGACATGAGTTACTGTAAATTTTGTACCTTGCCACCACTTGGGCAGCTACCTTCTCTCAAAACTCTTTCGATCGAAGAATGTGATGCAGTAGAGATGGTGGGGCTTCATTTTTATGGGACTAGTCCTTCAAAATCATTTCCATCACTGCAGTCTTTGAGATTTGGAGGGATGTCAAAGTGGAAGGAATGGTCCATGCCAGAAGCAAATGTTGAAGTTTTCCCAAAGCTAACATCACTATCTTTAGGCGTATGTAAGAGACTTACTGGAGAATTGCCTCGCCTTCTACCATCTTTAACAGAGCTTCGTATTTTTCTTTGTCCTCAGCTTACGTCTTCACTCCCAATGATGCCATTTGTTACCACTGTATGGATCGGGAGGTGTGAGAAGATTGCAGGATTCAAATCATGGAGTAGTCTTCTACCACCCTACAAATACGAGTCCCTTCAAAAGCTTTCGATTTCTGGCTCCTTCAACGTACTTCCTCTAGATTCCTTTCCCAATATTAGGAATGTCGAAGTTTTTAATTGTAGAAATTTCGAGTCTTTGTCACTATCAAATAGCCTAAAGTCTCTTTCCACTCTCTCTATCGAACAATGTCCTAACTTCACATTATTGCCTAATAGCAACCTTGATTGTCCAATTTTGACTCTACTCCATCTCCTCTCTTGCAACAAATTACAGTTTCTGCCCGAGCCACTGTCGAGCCTCCTCCCTTCTTTACAAGAACTAGTTATCGATGGTTGTCCAGAATTAGAGTCACTTACTGAATCTTGGCTGCCTTTCAGTCTGCGTGAACTCACTATTGAAAACTGTGTTAAGGTGATCAAGTCTCGAAAGAATTGGAATTTGCAAGTACTTCCCAATCTGACAACCTTTCGTATTGGAGACTATAAAGGTGAAGACATGGACTCCTTTCTAGAGCAAGAGTTGTTGCCGACTAGTCTTACCTCTCTCCAAATTGATGGCATTGCTTGTCTTAAAACCTTGGACGACAAAGGGTTTCGAAAGCTCACATCCTTGAAAGAACTACGCATCTTTGACTGCCACAACTTGAAGACACTTCCAGTAAAAGGGCTGCCACCCTCTTTTGAAGGCTTTCTGCCACCCTCTTTCGAAAGTTTCATCATCTATCGTTGCCCTTTGCTGGAAGCAAAGTATGAGTGGGAGAAAGAAGGCTTGTTTAAGAAGATTACTTGCATCcctctgcctcaagctccaatgGGTAGGCAATGGCTTTTAATAAAGCCATCCTTGACCTTGTTTGGACCCGAAGCACTACTGTTTCGCATAGCCTTAAGtcttttatgtatatatttatatatgttgttCAATTTGTAA
- the LOC133831442 gene encoding leucine-rich repeat receptor-like tyrosine-protein kinase PXC3 — MENLLWLCLLLVGFLSKSQFVGAQVQDQTALSAINKELSVPGWGTNSSDYCSWPGITCGYNHSMVIKLDLSRRELRGNVSLISELKGLKWLDLSYNNFHGSIPSAFGNLSELEFLDLYLNKFEGSIPPELGGLSNLRTLNLSNNMLVGEIPDELKGLKKLKDFHISSNRLSGYIPFWVGNLTNLRVFTAYENNLGGKIPDNLGSVSELQLLNLHSNRLEGSIPKSIFALGKLEVLILTQNNLSGELPEDIGNCTGLSSIRIGNNALTGTIPRAVGNISSLTYFEVDDNNLSGEIVSEFAECSNLTLLNLASNGFAGTIPRELGQLMNLQELILSGNSLFGDIPESIIGCKNLNKLDLSNNRINGTIPVDICNMSRLQYLLLGQNSIRGEIPHQIGSCGKLLELQMGSNYLTGTIPSEIGHIKNLQIALNLSFNHLHGALPAELGKLDKLVSLDVSNNQLSGNIPIALKGMLSLIEVNFSNNLFNGPVPIFVPFQKSPNSSFAGNKGLCGEPLNSLCGNSNSPDHLSHHKVSYRIILAVIGSGLTVFISVTIVVLLFMMREKQERLAKAAGVEEEVVNNRPTIIAGNVFVDNLRQAIDLEAVVKATMKDSNKIISGTFSTVYKAVMPSGLILAVKRLKSMDRTIIHHQHKMIKELERLSKLCHDNLERPIGFVIYEDVALLLHQYLPNGTLAQLLHETTKQPDYEPDWPTRLSIAIGVAEGLAFLHHVAIIHLDISSVNVLLDANFRPLVGEIEISKLLDPSRGTASISAVAGSFGYIPPEYAYTMQVTAPGNVYSYGVVLLEILTTRLPVDDAFGEGVDLVKWVQTAPARGETPEQILDAKLSTVSFGWRKEMLAALKVALLCTDSTSAKRPKMKQVVEMLQEIKQN, encoded by the exons ATGGAAAATTTGTTATGGCTATGTCTTCTGCTAGTTGGGTTTCTGTCAAAATCACAGTTCGTTGGTGCTCAGGTTCAAGATCAAACTGCATTATCAGCCATTAATAAAGAGCTTTCAGTGCCTGGATGGGGTACCAACAGCTCAGATTACTGCTCTTGGCCCGGGATTACTTGCGGTTACAACCATTCAATGGTCATAAAGCTTGATCTTTCTCGCCGTGAACTCCGAGGTAATGTGAGTCTTATTTCTGAGCTCAAAGGTTTGAAGTGGCTCGACCTCTCTTACAATAATTTCCATGGTTCAATTCCCTCAGCTTTTGGGAACTTGTCTGAGCTTGAGTTTCTTGATTTGTATCTGAATAAATTTGAGGGGTCTATTCCCCCAGAGTTGGGTGGCCTCAGTAACCTTAGAACATTAAACCTCTCCAATAACATGCTTGTAGGAGAAATACCAGATGAACTTAAGGGCCTAAAGAAACTGAAAGATTTTCATATCTCTAGCAATAGATTGAGTGGCTATATTCCATTTTGGGTGGGCAATTTGACCAATCTGAGAGTTTTTACAGCCTATGAGAATAACTTAGGGGGTAAAATTCCAGATAATTTAGGCTCAGTTTCTGAGCTTCAATTGCTGAATCTGCATTCTAACCGGCTTGAAGGTTCCATACCAAAGAGCATTTTTGCTTTAGGCAAGCTGGAAGTTTTGATCCTCACCCAGAATAATCTGAGTGGTGAACTTCCTGAAGATATTGGGAACTGCACAGGTCTTTCTAGTATAAGAATTGGAAACAATGCCCTCACAGGTACCATTCCTCGAGCAGTTGGAAACATTAGTAGCCTCACTTACTTTGAAGTAGATGATAATAATCTCTCTGGTGAGATTGTTTCTGAGTTTGCTGAGTGCTCTAATTTGACCCTCTTAAATTTAGCCTCGAACGGGTTTGCTGGAACGATTCCACGCGAGCTTGGACAGCTTATGAATCTTCAGGAATTGATTCTTTCTGGAAATAGTCTGTTTGGAGACATTCCAGAGTCAATTATCGGGTGCAAAAATCTCAATAAGCTGGATCTAAGCAATAACAGAATCAATGGTACCATACCAGTGGATATCTGTAACATGTCTAGATTACAGTACTTGCTATTGGGTCAGAATTCGATCAGAGGAGAGATTCCTCATCAAATTGGAAGCTGTGGTAAACTGCTTGAGTTGCAAATGGGCAGCAACTATCTTACTGGCACTATCCCTTCTGAGATTGGTCATATTAAGAACTTGCAGATAGCgttgaatttgagttttaatcatCTGCATGGGGCACTTCCAGCTGAGTTGGGGAAACTTGACAAGCTGGTTTCTCTTGATGTCTCTAATAATCAGCTCTCTGGCAACATACCAATTGCGTTAAAAGGTATGTTGAGCTTGATTGAGGTTAATTTTTCAAATAATCTGTTCAATGGACCGGTGCCTATTTTTGTGCCATTTCAAAAGAGTCCAAATTCAAGTTTTGCTGGGAATAAAGGGCTCTGTGGAGAGCCATTGAACTCTTTATGTGGGAATTCCAACAGTCCTGACCATCTGAGCCACCACAAAGTCTCCTACAGGATCATCCTAGCTGTTATTGGCTCCGGTTTGACGGTTTTTATATCTGTTACCATAGTTGTTCTCCTATTTATGATGAGAGAGAAACAAGAGAGGCTAGCCAAAGCTGCAGGGGTTGAAGAAGAAGTGGTCAATAACCGACCAACAATAATAGCTGGAAATGTTTTTGTTGATAATCTAAGACAAGCAATAGATCTTGAGGCTGTGGTTAAGGCAACTATGAAGGATTCAAACAAGATCATCAGTGGAACTTTCAGCACTGTCTACAAGGCAGTTATGCCATCTGGGCTGATTCTGGCTGTTAAAAGGCTTAAATCTATGGACAGGACAATCATTCATCACCAGCATAAGATGATCAAAGAGCTCGAAAGGCTGAGTAAGCTCTGTCATGACAACTTAGAGCGGCCCATTGGATTTGTTATTTATGAAGATGTTGCTCTTCTGCTGCATCAGTACTTACCGAATGGCACATTGGCGCAGCTTCTTCATGAAACCACAAAGCAACCTGATTATGAACCTGACTGGCCTACGAGGCTCTCCATTGCGATTGGAGTGGCAGAAGGATTGGCGTTTCTCCATCATGTAGCAATCATTCATCTCGACATTTCGTCGGTGAATGTTCTTCTTGATGCCAACTTCAGGCCCTTAGTTGGGGAGATTGAGATATCGAAGCTCTTAGATCCATCCAGAGGCACTGCAAGTATTAGTGCAGTTGCAGGCTCCTTTGGTTATATTCCTCCAG AATATGCATACACTATGCAAGTTACAGCTCCAGGAAATGTTTATAGCTATGGTGTTGTCTTGCTTGAGATCCTTACCACCCGATTACCAGTTGATGATGCCTTTGGCGAAGGAGTAGACTTAGTGAAGTGGGTTCAGACTGCTCCTGCTAGAGGCGAAACTCCAGAGCAGATACTCGACGCTAAGCTTAGCACGGTTTCCTTTGGCTGGAGGAAAGAAATGCTTGCAGCTCTCAAGGTTGCCTTGCTCTGCACTGACAGCACATCAGCCAAGCGGCCGAAAATGAAGCAGGTAGTCGAAATGCTTCAAGAAATTAAACAAAACTGA